aGATAATATCACTGTGCTAAGCTAACATGTCACTGATCACCGTGTGTCTCTTTGAATGCCGCCACGCCCTCACCTGGCAGGGACAggtaacacgcacacacacatacacagcacTCCTCGCGGTGGTGCAGGTAAACAAAGATGGCCGCTGGCCGGCGCGTGCGCGCATATGCTTGTCCTCAGGGACTTTGCCTTCGTGGCGGCGGACAAAGACAGCTGCGTGCTCAAGTGTCACGTGTTCCGCTGCGACGCGCCCGCCAAGGCCATCGCCACCGCGCTGCATCACATGTGCTCGCAGGTCAGTCGCACCTGAGCCGCCACACGCTGCACACGCCGTGATCATGACGTCGCACGCCATGGCGATGATGTCACACGCCATGATTTCTCACACGTGATGATGTCATACTAGATGATGATGCCAGTGGCATGGCACCCAACCAAAACTATTTTTGTAGCGAATGAGTAAACGAATTTAAGTGCAGCGCATTTCCTACAAGATGATGATGTCACAtgccatgatgatgatgatgtcacaccATTGACGTTCTCAGATGATGTCCCATCAGACGCCCCGCTCTTTCTCCATGGACAACATCTCACCCGAGGACCTGCCCCGACAAGGTGACAGACCGCCTCGCCCGCTCCGCTGTAATTGGCCGAACCTCCCGCTGACCCCTCCTCCTTAATTGTGTCTTTCAGTGGACttcctggaggcggggcttgaGGGCGTCCACAAGTTTAATGTCCACTACGTCGGAAACCTACCTGTGTCCCGCGCCATGGGTACCCGACGCCAATGTCACATGACAGCCTGGGCCACGCCCCCTTCTTCTGAATCACTcgctgcatgtgtgtgcgtgcgcgcataTGTGCATTTGTATGTTGCAGGCATGGAGGTGTTAAACTTGGCCATCGAGAGCATCATGAACTCCACCCACCGCCATGAGTGGGAGGCAACCGTCATCCACGTGACCGACAACTTCCTGTCTGTCCTCAAGGTACATCTTTGACACCTCTTCCTGTCATCCAACTggacacttaaaaaataatcacttgTATTTTGATACAATTTCTTGTGTTCCATACaggtttggttgttgttttttcttcctgCATGTtcctattatatattatatatatagaaaGGTATGTGTCTCAGGTAAACTTGTTTTATATAACTTCTTGTGTCCCATATGGACTTCTTTCACCTTCCAAAgtgaaacattttgtcaaagGAACACTTTATTTTGATACGACCACCTGTGCTACCTagatatactttttaaaaaatgattctgATGCAACTTCCTGTGTCCTACGCAACTTTTATGTGCAGCAGCAGGAAGGGGAGGAGCCAGTGTGGGCGTGTCAGGTGCGTTTCCTCAGCTTCCTGGGCGTCGGTCACGACAGTCGCACCTTCGCCGTCATCGTGGACGGCGGCCGGCAGCGTTTCGAATGTCACGTCTTCTGGTGTGAGCCGGACGCCGGCCTCTTGTCCGAGGCCGTCCAGGCAGCGTGCATGGTGAGCGAACGTAGCTTAACTTTGGTCTAGCTTAGCATTACTGTTTATTCCTCACACGATGCACTTAAGTAGAATTTTTACTCTACATGGTTATTTGCCACCACTGAAAATGCACGTGTGGTCCTTTCAGGTTCAGTATCAGAAGTGTTTGGTGGCTCAGACGCCGCCACCCAGGAGCCGACTTTGGCACGCCACTGCGCCTAAGGTTAAACGCGCCAACTCCATGGATGGCGCCGCTTTCAATAGCGGCGGCGTGGTCTCGTCCCGGAATGGAAATGGCGGCCACAGCAACGGCGGGGGCGTTCGGAGAGGCATGATGGCCTTCTTTGACACCTTCCGCAACAAACAGGCCGCCACCTCATAACGGCGGAGCCACAAAATGGAGGACAGTCAATCAGAAGAGC
The Festucalex cinctus isolate MCC-2025b chromosome 18, RoL_Fcin_1.0, whole genome shotgun sequence genome window above contains:
- the apbb3 gene encoding amyloid-beta A4 precursor protein-binding family B member 3 isoform X1, which translates into the protein MMGKDYMLAIIIVNCDDNIWTDQNLLLDPDLPSGWRTIHDSTGTYYWHVPTGATQWQHPSLDGKPILPQPDAQSDDQGPPGCSAVPPDTRSWRSDDPCRHDNSSQQCFSVRSLGWLQVEEDDLSPGRSSLVVGNVIQQLSGCGGPPGQPDAPGVLGEGREMRLLLKRDTLTLVDPLDHTPLYCQPIINIRVWGVGSNNGRDRDFAFVAADKDSCVLKCHVFRCDAPAKAIATALHHMCSQMMSHQTPRSFSMDNISPEDLPRQVDFLEAGLEGVHKFNVHYVGNLPVSRAMGMEVLNLAIESIMNSTHRHEWEATVIHVTDNFLSVLKQQEGEEPVWACQVRFLSFLGVGHDSRTFAVIVDGGRQRFECHVFWCEPDAGLLSEAVQAACMVQYQKCLVAQTPPPRSRLWHATAPKVKRANSMDGAAFNSGGVVSSRNGNGGHSNGGGVRRGMMAFFDTFRNKQAATS
- the apbb3 gene encoding amyloid-beta A4 precursor protein-binding family B member 3 isoform X3 translates to MMGKDYMLAIIIVNCDDNIWTDQNLLLDPDLPSGWRTIHDSTGTYYWHVPTGATQWQHPSLDGKPILPQPDAQSDDQGPPGCSAVPPDTRSWRSDDPCRHDNSSQQCFSVRSLGWLQVEEDDLSPGRSSLVVGNVIQQLSGCGGPPGQPDAPGVLGEGREMRLLLKRDTLTLVDPLDHTPLYCQPIINIRVWGVGSNNGRDRDFAFVAADKDSCVLKCHVFRCDAPAKAIATALHHMCSQMMSHQTPRSFSMDNISPEDLPRQVDFLEAGLEGVHKFNVHYVGNLPVSRAMGMEVLNLAIESIMNSTHRHEWEATVIHVTDNFLSVLKQEGEEPVWACQVRFLSFLGVGHDSRTFAVIVDGGRQRFECHVFWCEPDAGLLSEAVQAACMVQYQKCLVAQTPPPRSRLWHATAPKVKRANSMDGAAFNSGGVVSSRNGNGGHSNGGGVRRGMMAFFDTFRNKQAATS
- the apbb3 gene encoding amyloid-beta A4 precursor protein-binding family B member 3 isoform X2, which codes for MMGKDYMLAIIIVNCDDNIWTDQNLLLDPDLPSGWRTIHDSTGTYYWHVPTGATQWQHPSLDGKPILPQPDAQSDDQGPPGCSAVPPDTRSWRSDDPCRHDNSSQCFSVRSLGWLQVEEDDLSPGRSSLVVGNVIQQLSGCGGPPGQPDAPGVLGEGREMRLLLKRDTLTLVDPLDHTPLYCQPIINIRVWGVGSNNGRDRDFAFVAADKDSCVLKCHVFRCDAPAKAIATALHHMCSQMMSHQTPRSFSMDNISPEDLPRQVDFLEAGLEGVHKFNVHYVGNLPVSRAMGMEVLNLAIESIMNSTHRHEWEATVIHVTDNFLSVLKQQEGEEPVWACQVRFLSFLGVGHDSRTFAVIVDGGRQRFECHVFWCEPDAGLLSEAVQAACMVQYQKCLVAQTPPPRSRLWHATAPKVKRANSMDGAAFNSGGVVSSRNGNGGHSNGGGVRRGMMAFFDTFRNKQAATS